A stretch of Haloarcula marismortui ATCC 43049 DNA encodes these proteins:
- a CDS encoding ArdC-like ssDNA-binding domain-containing protein, with the protein MSTTSDSSVSFEETDTRSDEMNSTIEQWIDDLVAGVDDAQASKEFQEWLDVQSRFHDYSYRNTLLIKRQCPEASRVAGYRTWQEEFDRHVKEGESAIWIWAPIITKQCPECENSPSYHEDSDCEYDETPPEEWSEGLVGFKPAPVFDVSQTEGEPLPDLDTEATGDAGDLVEQLTGAADDLGVTVRIVPAEEWTHGEAKGICEQLSFVDVQPLVEVRDRENKADLARTLIHEYAHALLHFDVDDDTERAKREVEAEAVAYVVGRYFGLDTSGSAFYLAAWESDDPEVVRERLGRISRTAEELIDVLEG; encoded by the coding sequence ATGTCTACGACCAGTGATTCGTCGGTTTCCTTCGAGGAGACCGACACGCGTTCAGACGAGATGAACAGCACTATCGAACAGTGGATCGACGACCTCGTCGCCGGCGTCGACGACGCGCAGGCCAGCAAAGAGTTCCAAGAGTGGCTCGATGTCCAGAGTCGTTTCCACGACTACTCCTACCGGAACACGCTCCTCATCAAGCGACAGTGTCCCGAGGCGAGCCGGGTGGCTGGCTACCGGACGTGGCAGGAGGAGTTCGACCGCCACGTCAAGGAGGGCGAGTCGGCCATCTGGATCTGGGCGCCGATCATCACCAAGCAGTGCCCGGAGTGCGAGAACTCTCCGAGCTACCACGAGGACAGTGACTGTGAGTACGACGAGACGCCACCCGAGGAGTGGTCCGAGGGCCTGGTCGGGTTCAAGCCCGCGCCGGTGTTCGACGTCTCCCAGACCGAGGGCGAGCCGCTTCCCGACCTGGACACGGAAGCGACCGGTGACGCCGGCGACCTCGTCGAACAGTTGACTGGCGCCGCTGACGACCTCGGCGTGACGGTGCGGATTGTTCCGGCCGAGGAGTGGACCCACGGCGAGGCGAAGGGCATCTGCGAGCAGCTGAGCTTCGTCGACGTCCAGCCGCTCGTCGAGGTGCGTGATCGGGAGAATAAGGCCGACCTCGCGCGGACCCTGATTCACGAGTACGCGCACGCCCTGCTCCACTTCGACGTCGACGACGACACCGAGCGGGCAAAACGCGAAGTGGAGGCCGAAGCCGTTGCGTACGTCGTCGGGCGGTACTTTGGGTTGGACACCAGCGGGTCGGCGTTCTACCTCGCTGCGTGGGAGTCGGACGATCCCGAGGTCGTTCGCGAGCGCCTCGGGCGGATTAGTCGGACGGCAGAGGAACTCATCGACGTTCTCGAAGGCTGA
- a CDS encoding CBS domain-containing protein, with protein MEFFTAADVLSHRTAATPDEPVTVDLDDSIQNALTLMLEHDFDQLPVVSDDGVEGTVTYKSVAKYVKSMDDPRVEETSVKIALNTNPKFVERDHDIFELFDTLAEDDYVLIGDQDDLDGILTRYDILYFLEHQVEPFLQIGEIEESLRHLFRTFFDDLDQAIDETFADRAEHDESYEAPDRPEDFSFDDYRMFMMRNLDHLPPRLSQERDMVESLLEDIRETRNALLHFRAEADEVDRDQLDMAHGYFTGIASTV; from the coding sequence ATGGAATTCTTCACGGCGGCCGACGTTCTCAGCCACAGAACGGCCGCGACACCAGATGAGCCCGTAACTGTCGATCTGGATGACTCGATTCAGAATGCCTTGACGCTCATGCTGGAACACGATTTTGACCAGCTCCCAGTGGTGAGCGATGATGGTGTTGAGGGTACAGTCACGTACAAATCGGTCGCAAAATACGTGAAGTCAATGGACGATCCGCGGGTCGAGGAGACCTCCGTCAAAATCGCCCTGAATACAAATCCCAAATTCGTGGAGCGAGACCACGATATTTTCGAGTTGTTCGATACGCTTGCGGAGGATGACTATGTCCTGATTGGCGACCAAGATGACTTGGACGGGATCCTGACCCGCTACGATATCCTCTATTTCCTCGAACATCAGGTCGAACCGTTCCTCCAGATCGGCGAGATCGAGGAAAGTCTCCGCCACCTGTTCCGTACATTCTTTGATGACCTGGACCAGGCTATCGACGAGACGTTCGCCGATCGCGCTGAGCATGACGAGAGCTATGAGGCGCCTGATCGCCCCGAAGACTTCTCGTTCGATGACTATCGGATGTTCATGATGCGAAACCTCGATCACCTGCCACCCCGCCTCTCACAGGAACGCGACATGGTCGAAAGCCTGCTTGAAGATATCCGTGAGACGCGGAACGCGCTTCTCCATTTCCGGGCCGAAGCCGATGAGGTTGATCGGGACCAGTTGGATATGGCCCATGGGTACTTCACTGGCATTGCAAGTACCGTGTAG